From the genome of Vicia villosa cultivar HV-30 ecotype Madison, WI linkage group LG2, Vvil1.0, whole genome shotgun sequence, one region includes:
- the LOC131646485 gene encoding uncharacterized protein LOC131646485 — protein sequence MANTRIPASTVIFFLAFFILTSDMCIKLEGRELDASPCKNDEDCQTGGSSYKKGSCVKGSCWYSSSCKNDADCIPGFPGMEGCCVNGGCHYKCPPASANTFTVEHPKM from the exons ATGGCCAATACAAGAATTCCTGCTTCCACAGTGATTTTTTTCCTGGCATTTTTCATCCTTACATCAG ATATGTGCATAAAACTAGAAGGAAGAGAACTTGATGCAAGCCCTTGCAAAAATGATGAAGATTGTCAAACTGGAGGTTCTTCTTATAAGAAAGGATCTTGTGTTAAAGGAAGTTGTTGGTATTCTTCTTCTTGCAAAAATGATGCAGATTGTATACCTGGTTTTCCTGGTATGGAAGGATGTTGTGTGAACGGAGGTTGTCATTATAAGTGTCCACCAGCTTCTGCTAATACATTCACGGTGGAGCATCCCAAGATGTAG